The Periplaneta americana isolate PAMFEO1 chromosome 10, P.americana_PAMFEO1_priV1, whole genome shotgun sequence genome includes a window with the following:
- the LOC138707556 gene encoding uncharacterized protein has translation MAERKETALERLTLNDVKDVVLGMLPEPPSVPVSYPHQDIIVEVPLINGEPPATLNSTGDEISNPQEYEKVFEMTSKGRPDICEEVTTEQFKEESSPEALNRKEEQIRKRREQNRFRMRALRASESEVAQRLRERNKFRMRTLRASDSLVAQSLRERNKFRMRERRSSETRLPQGLPNSSDFHARDIQGSDCISSSEIKIEPCSEQTQEINSAAFSDDTWKRGLRMDVINVCAEGSKLPWVLPVQNRSAEEDLAHQYVKEDKCENETDCKERSLCWNLQCASINRYGHCKYKTHFLSVEIEGKQSETSAFSCVDGGVNCVNCKGFIVKNSEVGTYMTNVNQQHKQFCTCHVMKNDTNDLERPNSGHVNDFQRLDVTQEALQPRESCVSHFMMVDDKTDYKKRLMHEVCVSDIQNQAEQRKEKGKLRMRLKRHSETEEEAERRRERGRLRMRVLRASETEEQAARRRELNRLRMRMKRNSARQ, from the exons ATGGCTGAAAGAAAAGAAACTGCACTGGAGAGGCTCACATTAAATGATGTAAAGGATGTAGTGCTTGGTATGCTGCCAGAACCACCTTCAGTACCTGTTTCTTATCCACACCAG GACATTATTGTTGAAGTTCCTCTAATCAACGGTGAACCACCAGCAACTCTGAATTCCACAGGAGACGAAATATCAAATCCTCAGGAGTATGAG AAGGTGTTTGAAATGACTTCAAAAGGAAGACCAGACATATGTGAGGAAGTCACTACAGAACAATTTAAGGAAGAAAGTAGCCCTGAAGCTCTAAATCGAAAGGAGGAGCAGATTAGAAAGCGTAGAGAACAAAACAGATTTAGAATGAGAGCTCTTAGAGCTTCTGAATCGGAGGTGGCACAGAGACTTAGGGAGCGCAATAAGTTTAGAATGAGAACACTTCGTGCCTCTGATTCACTGGTGGCTCAAAGTCTCAGAGAACGCAATAAGTTCCGGATGAGAGAACGTCGATCTTCAGAAACCAGGTTGCCTCAGGGACTTCCAAATAGCAGTGATTTTCATGCAAGAGACATTCAAGGAAGCGATTGCATTTCAAGTAGTGAGATAAAAATTGAACCTTGTTCTGAACAAACACAGGAGATTAACTCTGCTGCCTTCAGTGACGATACTTGGAAACGTGGATTGAGGATGGATGTTATAAATGTTTGTGCTGAGGGAAGTAAATTGCCATGGGTATTGCCTGTACAAAACAGATCAGCAGAAGAAGACCTAGCACATCAATATGTGAAGGAAGACAAATGTGAAAATGAAACAGATTGTAAAGAAAGGTCGTTGTGTTGGAATTTACAGTGTGCTTCAATAAATAGATATGGACACTGCAAATACAAGACACATTTCCTTAGTGTTGAAATTGAAGGCAAGCAGAGTGAAACTTCTGCATTTTCGTGTGTGGATGGTGGTGTAAATTGTGTGAATTGCAAAGGCTTTATAGTAAAAAATTCAGAAGTTGGAACTTATATGACCAATGTTAATCAACAACATAAACAGTTTTGTACTTGCCATGTAATGAAAAATGACACAAATGACTTGGAAAGGCCTAATTCAGGTCATGTCAATGACTTTCAGAGACTAGACGTGACTCAGGAAGCTCTTCAGCCTAGGGAAAGCTGTGTTTCTCATTTTATGATGGTTGATGATAAAACAGATTACAAGAAGAGATTAATGCATGAGGTCTGTGTGTCTGACATACAGAACCAGGCTGAGCAACGGAAGGAAAAAGGCAAATTGAGAATGAGACTGAAAAGGCATTCTGAAACAGAGGAAGAAGCTGAAAGAAGAAGAGAACGTGGTCGATTGCGAATGAGAGTTTTACGGGCATCAGAAACTGAAGAACAAGCGGCGAGACGCAGAGAACTTAATCGATTACGTATGAGAATGAAGAGGAATTCTGCAAGACAAtag